The following coding sequences lie in one Brassica oleracea var. oleracea cultivar TO1000 unplaced genomic scaffold, BOL UnpScaffold01016, whole genome shotgun sequence genomic window:
- the LOC106320679 gene encoding uncharacterized protein LOC106320679, whose product MENEDGGGRENRRKSLRQSKNSGVVVGGSVSPRRNSRNRTTSPEDEATGMAKRLSKQPATEKDGCDEIAKRLPERLFATDRFPSERVNMYSTVDFLLWVRDVLRGTPEMELLLGSCFGGLFRIPALRLFAGKVVHSMMTRQVVTKKKYEMWPVFGGKPLRFSLVEFGEVTGLPCGEFEDGYSFDYQLQAKDDNYEFWGRLIGRNRNATVEDLMAMVESDPQMSGEKKLKLCLIVIVDGVLVATLQKPKPTLKYVKLLENLDEFFDFPWGRESFMWTLSTLKPPPKVFGKLEDPLGVFCQKLRQQTVKTVGFPLALQLVAFRCVPRLASFVGGDDSVTIMDYPEKAMPLHAGLSVAHIRKAEHDPLLIVEPMLEISGDHDDRWGLWDDETYDKKVDYMVQLLKNGHIFVKENWLGGDALDPLFVYEEKPKTPKRKKNLAAEPEPIRKQRIVLIANNISQAVKRLQQKQLRQSKKQYPKIQPNYRGKSA is encoded by the exons ATGGAGAACGAGGACGGAGGCGGACGCGAAAACCGCCGCAAAAGCTTACGACAATCAAAAAATTCCGGCGTCGTTGTAGGGGGAAGCGTATCTCCCCGTAGGAACTCCCGCAATAGAACCACGTCGCCGGAGGATGAAGCGACTGGGATGGCTAAGCGTTTGTCTAAACAACCCGCGACTG agaaagaCGGGTGCGACGAAATTGCAAAGCGTTTGCCGGAGAGGCTTTTTGCGACCGATCGATTCCCGAGCGAGAGGGTTAATATGTACTCGACTGTCGATTTTCTGTTGTGGGTTCGCGACGTGCTTAGGGGAACTCCGGAGATGGAATTGTTGTTGGGATCTTGTTTTGGAGGTCTATTTCGGATTCCCGCCCTGAGGCTTTTCGCCGGAAAAGTTGTGCACAGTATGATGACGCGGCAAGTTGTTACGAAAAAAAAGTACGAGATGTGGCCCGTTTTTGGTGGAAAACCACTGCGTTTCTCTCTTGTGGAGTTCGGTGAGGTTACGGGATTGCCCTGTGGCGAGTTCGAAGATGGCTACAGCTTTGATTACCAACTCCAGGCGAAGGACGATAATTATGAGTTCTGGGGGAGGTTAATTGGAAGGAACCGCAACGCGACTGTGGAGGATCTCATGGCGATGGTGGAAAGCGACCCGCAGATGTCTGGGGAGAAGAAACTGAAGCTCTGTTTGATAGTTATTGTTGATGGTGTGTTGGTGGCGACCTTGCAGAAACCAAAGCCAACTCTAAAATATGTCAAGTTGCTGGAAAACCTTGATGAGTTTTTTGACTTCCCATGGGGGAGGGAGTCATTTATGTGGACGCTTAGTACTCTGAAGCCGCCCCCGAAGGTGTTCGGTAAGCTTGAAGACCCCCTAGGTGTTTTTTGCCAAAAACTAAGGCAGCAGACAGTGAAAACTGTAGGCTTCCCTTTGGCATTGCAATTGGTAGCATTCCGATGCGTTCCTCGTTTGGCGTCGTTTGTCGGAGGCGACGATTCCGTAACTATTATGGACTACCCAGAGAAAGCAATGCCTCTACATGCCGGTCTTAGTGTGGCGCATATTAGGAAAGCTGAGCATGACCCTTTG TTGATAGTAGAGCCAATGTTGGAGATTAGCGGGGATCATGACGATAGGTGGGGATTATGGGATGACGAGACTTACGACAAGAAGGTGGATTACATGGTTCAGTTGTTGAAGAATGGTCATATTTTTGTGAAGGAAAACTGGTTAGGTGGTGATGCCCTCGACCCCTTGTTTGTTTATGAGGAAAAACCCAAAACCCCGAAGAGGAAGAAAAACTTGGCAGCTGAGCCGGAGCCAATACGAAAACAACGTATAGTGTTGATTGCAAATAACATAAGTCAAGCAGTGAAACGTCTTCAACAAAAGCAACTCAGGCAATCCAAAAAGCAATATCCAAAAATACAACCCAATTATAGGGGAAAAAGTGCTTGA